In Rhizobium sp. N324, a single genomic region encodes these proteins:
- a CDS encoding D-alanine--D-alanine ligase family protein encodes MTPSPNRLRIAVLFGGRSAEHEVSILSATNVMAALKPEKYDAIPVFITREGQWLLSNFEDGILATPSSGVEICLVPGGRGRMLAISVHGTPHELPGIDILFPVLHGLHGEDGSVQGLAEVARVPLAGCGILGSAAALDKDIAKRLLRAAGLPVARSVTVREDAAPSLAALENELGLPLFIKPARQGSSVGVAKVHASQEFAPALAEAFRHDRILLAEEFVAGREIEFSVLEDTAGELFVSRPGEIVPAESHGFYSYDAKYIDEKGAALKVPAELPEEVEAAMRDMAARAFRAVGCDGLARVDFFLTDDMRFLVNEINTIPGFTDISMYSKAMAASGVSYAEIIDRLVDHGLARARRAV; translated from the coding sequence ATGACCCCTTCCCCAAACAGGCTGCGCATCGCCGTGCTCTTCGGCGGCCGCTCGGCCGAGCATGAGGTTTCCATCCTTTCGGCAACCAATGTCATGGCCGCACTCAAGCCCGAGAAATATGACGCCATCCCCGTTTTCATCACCCGCGAGGGACAATGGCTGCTGAGCAATTTTGAGGACGGCATATTGGCGACACCGTCGTCAGGCGTCGAAATCTGCCTCGTTCCGGGCGGACGCGGCCGCATGCTGGCAATCTCCGTTCATGGGACGCCGCATGAATTGCCGGGGATCGACATCCTGTTTCCCGTGCTGCACGGTCTGCATGGCGAAGACGGATCGGTGCAGGGTCTGGCGGAGGTGGCGCGCGTGCCGCTCGCCGGCTGCGGCATCCTCGGTTCGGCCGCGGCACTCGACAAGGACATCGCCAAGCGCCTGCTCCGGGCGGCGGGACTGCCGGTGGCGCGCTCCGTGACGGTGCGCGAAGATGCGGCCCCCTCGCTGGCAGCTCTCGAAAACGAGCTTGGGCTGCCGCTCTTCATCAAGCCGGCGCGGCAGGGATCGTCGGTCGGCGTCGCCAAGGTCCATGCCAGCCAGGAATTCGCGCCCGCCCTTGCCGAGGCCTTCCGCCATGATCGCATACTGCTCGCCGAGGAATTCGTTGCCGGCCGCGAGATCGAATTCAGCGTGCTGGAGGATACGGCAGGCGAGCTCTTCGTCTCCCGGCCGGGCGAGATCGTGCCGGCCGAAAGCCATGGCTTCTACAGCTATGATGCAAAATATATCGACGAGAAGGGCGCGGCGCTGAAAGTCCCGGCCGAGCTGCCTGAGGAGGTCGAGGCGGCCATGCGCGACATGGCCGCGAGAGCTTTCCGGGCGGTCGGCTGCGACGGCTTGGCCCGCGTCGACTTTTTCCTGACGGATGACATGCGGTTTCTCGTCAACGAGATCAACACCATTCCCGGCTTTACCGATATCAGCATGTATTCCAAGGCGATGGCCGCAAGCGGCGTCAGCTATGCCGAGATCATCGATAGGCTCGTCGATCACGGCCTGGCGCGCGCCCGCCGGGCTGTCTGA
- a CDS encoding AAA family ATPase: protein MNRLVLISGCSGGGKSTLLAELGRRGYAIVEEPGRRIVRQELESDGAALPWIDMAAFARRAIEMATADHAATRGRTGWTFFDRGLIDAAAALQHLTGEPALERLSALHRYNSSVFLTPPWPEIYVADPERRHAFDEAVAEYDRLAATYPALGYDVVMLPKIAVADRADFILDRLEVT from the coding sequence ATGAACAGGCTGGTCCTGATTTCAGGCTGTTCCGGCGGCGGAAAATCGACGCTGCTGGCAGAACTCGGCCGTCGCGGTTATGCGATCGTCGAAGAACCGGGCCGGCGGATCGTCAGGCAGGAGCTCGAAAGCGATGGTGCGGCCCTGCCCTGGATCGATATGGCGGCCTTCGCCCGCCGCGCCATCGAGATGGCGACGGCCGATCACGCGGCCACGCGCGGGCGGACCGGCTGGACGTTTTTCGACCGAGGGCTGATCGATGCCGCAGCAGCACTTCAGCATCTCACCGGAGAACCGGCCCTGGAAAGATTGAGCGCCCTCCACCGCTATAACAGCAGCGTCTTCCTCACCCCGCCATGGCCGGAAATCTATGTTGCCGATCCCGAGCGGCGCCATGCATTCGACGAGGCGGTCGCCGAATACGATCGGCTTGCCGCAACCTATCCCGCGCTCGGCTACGACGTCGTCATGTTGCCGAAAATCGCGGTCGCCGACCGGGCGGATTTCATCCTCGATCGCCTGGAAGTGACGTAG
- a CDS encoding class I SAM-dependent methyltransferase, with product MTDAKREHWDTVYRTKAADSVSWYQPTPEPSLRALDALQLPVTASLIDVGGGASSLVDRLVERGWSDLTVLDIAAPALDVTKARLGDEAARVAWVIDDVTMWRPGRQYDVWHDRAVFHFLTEPEQRLAYRRALETGTASGSVVIIATFAPDGPERCSGLPVERYDAAALAREFSAAFALQRDWREEHTTPGGGRQSFQWCVFRRRRGFP from the coding sequence ATGACGGACGCGAAGCGGGAGCATTGGGACACGGTCTACCGCACGAAAGCTGCCGACAGCGTCAGCTGGTATCAGCCGACGCCCGAGCCTTCCCTGCGGGCGCTTGACGCGCTGCAACTGCCGGTCACGGCTTCGCTGATCGATGTCGGCGGCGGCGCATCGAGCCTTGTCGATCGTCTGGTCGAGCGCGGGTGGTCCGATCTCACCGTTCTCGACATTGCCGCGCCGGCGCTCGATGTTACCAAGGCGCGGCTTGGGGACGAGGCCGCCCGCGTCGCCTGGGTGATTGATGATGTCACCATGTGGAGACCGGGGCGCCAGTACGATGTGTGGCACGATCGCGCCGTCTTTCACTTCCTCACCGAGCCCGAGCAGCGGCTGGCCTATCGCCGCGCGCTCGAAACCGGAACGGCGTCGGGCAGCGTCGTGATCATCGCTACTTTCGCACCGGACGGGCCGGAGCGGTGCAGCGGCTTGCCGGTCGAACGTTATGACGCGGCCGCCCTTGCGCGTGAATTCTCCGCCGCCTTCGCGCTTCAGCGCGACTGGCGCGAGGAGCATACGACGCCCGGCGGCGGCCGGCAGTCGTTTCAGTGGTGCGTCTTTCGCAGGCGCAGAGGTTTCCCTTGA
- a CDS encoding GNAT family N-acetyltransferase — protein MFESGAIIIRTERLVLRMPGIDDFAAYARLMASPRSVGMGGPFDERVAWGMFCHDIALWQLFGHGALMIDLAKTGECVGQVGINHGPLFPEKELGWFVYESRQGRGYATEAALALRDWAFATLGLPSLVSYIAPGNTASIAVAERLGARLDLTAPRPDPADLVYRHFAS, from the coding sequence ATGTTCGAATCGGGCGCGATCATCATCCGAACCGAGCGTCTTGTTCTCCGCATGCCTGGTATAGACGATTTCGCCGCCTATGCGCGGCTCATGGCCTCGCCGCGGTCCGTCGGCATGGGCGGGCCGTTCGATGAACGCGTGGCCTGGGGAATGTTCTGTCACGACATAGCGCTCTGGCAGCTGTTCGGGCACGGGGCGCTGATGATCGACCTTGCCAAGACAGGCGAATGCGTCGGTCAGGTGGGGATCAATCACGGGCCGCTCTTTCCGGAAAAGGAGCTGGGCTGGTTCGTCTATGAGAGCCGTCAGGGCAGGGGGTATGCGACCGAGGCGGCCTTGGCGCTACGGGATTGGGCCTTTGCGACGCTCGGCCTGCCGTCGCTCGTCAGTTATATCGCCCCCGGCAACACAGCCTCGATTGCCGTGGCGGAGCGGCTGGGCGCGCGTCTCGATCTGACGGCGCCTCGGCCCGATCCAGCGGATCTCGTTTATCGTCATTTCGCTTCCTGA
- a CDS encoding type II toxin-antitoxin system RelE/ParE family toxin: protein MLLNYLVPRAGEVAAQNYIGRLQTFLEGFQSFPKRGTVRDEIRHGLRIVGFERSLSIAFTVEGETVYILRIMSGGQELRLYEE from the coding sequence GTGTTGTTGAATTATCTTGTGCCGCGCGCCGGAGAGGTGGCTGCTCAAAATTATATCGGTCGCCTTCAAACTTTTCTGGAAGGTTTTCAAAGCTTTCCGAAGCGAGGAACGGTTCGGGACGAGATTCGTCATGGCCTGAGGATCGTCGGCTTCGAACGAAGCCTGAGCATTGCTTTCACCGTTGAGGGAGAAACGGTCTATATCCTCCGGATCATGTCCGGCGGGCAGGAATTGCGCCTCTACGAAGAATGA
- a CDS encoding ribbon-helix-helix domain-containing protein produces MRTTQSLSITLPIEMAEMVKAKVASGEYATESEVIRDGLRTLAARDAAVERWLREDVAPVYDELKAHPERSVSLEDAFEGFGKRIKSIASKTKG; encoded by the coding sequence ATGCGGACAACTCAATCCCTAAGTATCACCTTGCCGATCGAAATGGCAGAAATGGTCAAAGCTAAAGTCGCCTCCGGAGAGTACGCCACCGAAAGCGAAGTCATCCGCGATGGTCTGCGGACCCTTGCGGCGCGTGATGCCGCCGTGGAACGTTGGCTCCGTGAAGATGTCGCACCTGTTTACGATGAGCTCAAGGCGCATCCGGAGCGGTCTGTCTCCCTCGAAGATGCTTTCGAGGGTTTCGGCAAACGCATCAAGTCCATCGCGTCTAAAACCAAAGGATGA
- the gndA gene encoding NADP-dependent phosphogluconate dehydrogenase has product MTHRRFVVEKAEIGLIGLAVMGSNLALNIAEKGNKIAVFNRTPEKTDEFYESAGDLKKQIIPCKTIEEFVDAIRPPRPIIIMIKAGDAVDQQMEALRPHLSKGDIMIDAGNANFRDTVARFGRLKDTDLTFIGMGVSGGEEGARHGPSIMVGGTEDSWKRVEKVLTSIAARYNDEPCVAWLGNDGAGHFVKTIHNGIEYADMQMIAEIYGILRDGLGKSASDISGIFGEWNKGRLNSYLIEISEKVLAATDPLSGGPMVDMILDKAGQKGTGKWSAIEAQNMGIPATAIEAAVAARSLSSMKSEREAAEKIFGTQAASFPIAYGPELNKDLELALFAAKIGAYAQGFAVMAEASREFNWSLPMPTIARIWRAGCIIRSQFLDEITSAFTKAPDAANLIVTPAFSDMVKESIPALRRVVAAAISAGLPVPALTSALTYFDAYRQGRGTANLIQAQRDFFGAHGFDRLDGKDFHHGPWGSGAATF; this is encoded by the coding sequence ATGACACATCGGAGGTTTGTCGTGGAAAAGGCAGAAATCGGACTGATCGGTCTTGCGGTTATGGGCTCCAACCTGGCGCTCAACATCGCGGAGAAAGGCAATAAAATTGCGGTCTTCAACCGTACGCCTGAGAAAACCGACGAATTCTACGAAAGCGCCGGCGATCTGAAAAAGCAGATCATTCCCTGCAAGACGATCGAAGAGTTCGTCGACGCGATCCGGCCGCCGCGGCCGATCATCATCATGATCAAGGCCGGCGATGCCGTCGATCAGCAGATGGAGGCGTTGCGCCCGCATCTGTCCAAGGGCGACATCATGATTGATGCCGGCAACGCCAATTTCCGCGACACCGTCGCCCGCTTCGGCCGCCTCAAGGATACCGATCTCACTTTCATCGGCATGGGTGTTTCCGGCGGCGAAGAAGGTGCGCGCCACGGCCCGTCGATCATGGTCGGCGGCACCGAAGACTCCTGGAAGCGCGTCGAGAAGGTGCTGACCTCGATTGCCGCACGCTACAATGACGAACCCTGCGTCGCCTGGCTCGGCAATGACGGCGCCGGCCACTTCGTCAAGACCATCCACAACGGCATCGAATATGCCGACATGCAGATGATCGCTGAAATCTACGGGATCCTGCGTGACGGCCTCGGCAAGAGCGCCTCCGACATCTCCGGCATCTTCGGCGAGTGGAACAAGGGCCGGCTGAACTCCTACCTGATCGAGATTTCCGAGAAGGTGCTTGCCGCGACCGATCCGCTTTCCGGCGGCCCGATGGTCGATATGATCCTCGACAAAGCCGGCCAGAAGGGCACCGGCAAATGGTCGGCGATCGAGGCGCAGAACATGGGCATTCCGGCAACGGCGATCGAAGCCGCGGTCGCCGCCCGCAGCCTCTCCTCGATGAAGTCTGAGCGTGAAGCCGCCGAAAAGATCTTCGGCACGCAGGCCGCATCCTTCCCGATCGCTTATGGTCCCGAGCTCAACAAGGATCTGGAACTGGCGCTGTTTGCCGCCAAGATCGGCGCTTACGCCCAGGGCTTCGCTGTGATGGCGGAAGCCTCGCGCGAGTTCAACTGGTCGCTGCCGATGCCGACGATCGCCAGGATCTGGCGCGCCGGCTGCATCATCCGCTCGCAGTTCCTCGACGAGATCACCTCGGCCTTCACCAAGGCCCCGGACGCTGCGAACCTGATCGTCACGCCGGCCTTCTCCGACATGGTCAAGGAATCGATCCCGGCGCTGCGCCGCGTCGTTGCCGCCGCCATCTCCGCCGGCCTGCCGGTGCCGGCACTGACCTCGGCGCTCACCTATTTCGACGCCTACCGCCAGGGCAGGGGAACGGCAAATCTCATCCAGGCGCAGCGCGACTTCTTCGGCGCCCACGGCTTCGACCGCCTGGATGGCAAGGATTTCCACCACGGCCCCTGGGGCAGTGGTGCGGCGACCTTCTAA
- a CDS encoding helix-turn-helix domain-containing protein, which translates to MASERRKDTALLAARAGRYREYAPSPALRRHFSRLWSHALHDGPPAQVAIVPDGYCDLLWIEGRLAVAGPDRTAAFPALRPGATVIGARFAPGAAAPWLKTPLSALVGCSVPLAEIGWKDTAEFEARLGDCPDPSYVMALFAGLLEEAARHADEPARDAAVIFAAADGGRPASGLLGRLGMSERQLRRRCHHHFGYGAKTLERIRRFQRFLDLCRKAGTMPLARLALEAGFADQAHMTREVGDLSSLTPAVIFDQLGMPKRPD; encoded by the coding sequence TTGGCATCGGAAAGACGGAAAGATACGGCCCTGCTCGCCGCCCGCGCCGGCCGCTACCGCGAATATGCGCCGTCGCCGGCGCTGCGGCGTCATTTCAGCCGGCTCTGGTCACATGCGCTCCACGACGGACCGCCGGCGCAGGTGGCGATCGTTCCGGACGGTTATTGCGACCTCCTCTGGATCGAAGGCCGGCTGGCCGTTGCCGGGCCCGACAGGACGGCGGCCTTTCCCGCTCTCCGGCCCGGCGCGACCGTCATCGGCGCTCGTTTTGCGCCGGGCGCCGCCGCCCCCTGGCTGAAGACGCCGCTCTCGGCGCTGGTCGGCTGTTCGGTGCCGCTTGCCGAGATCGGCTGGAAGGACACGGCCGAATTCGAGGCACGGCTTGGCGATTGTCCCGATCCCTCGTATGTCATGGCGCTATTCGCCGGCTTGCTCGAAGAGGCCGCCCGCCATGCGGACGAACCCGCCCGGGACGCCGCCGTGATCTTCGCCGCCGCTGATGGCGGTCGCCCGGCGTCCGGGCTGCTCGGCCGGCTCGGCATGAGTGAAAGGCAGCTGCGCCGCCGCTGCCATCACCATTTCGGCTATGGCGCCAAGACGCTGGAACGCATTCGCCGGTTCCAGCGTTTCCTCGATCTCTGCCGCAAGGCGGGCACCATGCCGCTTGCCCGCCTGGCGCTCGAAGCGGGCTTTGCCGATCAGGCCCACATGACGCGCGAGGTCGGCGACCTCTCGAGCCTGACGCCAGCCGTCATTTTTGACCAACTCGGCATGCCGAAAAGGCCCGACTGA
- a CDS encoding VOC family protein, giving the protein MAEKSENHDRRIDYVEFNVADIAAAKAFYGSAFGWRFTDYGPNYCEFDDGRLKGGFTDFGPVRPGGPLVVVYATDLEEVLTSVERAGGTIVRPITDFPGGRRFHFLDRDGYELAVWATA; this is encoded by the coding sequence ATGGCCGAGAAGTCAGAAAACCACGATCGCCGCATCGACTATGTCGAATTCAACGTCGCCGACATCGCCGCCGCCAAAGCTTTTTACGGCTCGGCCTTCGGCTGGCGTTTCACCGATTACGGCCCGAACTACTGCGAATTCGACGATGGCCGGCTGAAAGGCGGTTTCACCGATTTCGGACCGGTGCGGCCGGGCGGCCCGCTTGTTGTCGTCTACGCCACGGATCTGGAAGAGGTGCTGACCTCGGTCGAAAGGGCCGGCGGCACAATCGTCCGGCCGATTACCGATTTTCCCGGCGGCCGCCGCTTCCACTTCCTCGACCGCGACGGGTATGAACTGGCCGTCTGGGCGACGGCCTGA
- a CDS encoding PAS domain-containing protein, which translates to MLELFRAFSLRCTQIEEAIRLGDDRRVTALDRHVEPLVEAILAHRAVNLLEAYMQLQFVTHLIGQDADDSASVAEHTTLLSYLLDRYFGTHGPDWRVPSPQDVRIEPPAAYVPDTDNGQFLNAVILESLPDRVAVLTRDYRYLYSNPVNCAHLNRKPMELIGRHVCEFIGEERFTDCAKHKLDACFAGDQIDYTYERPAESSGSRQVRCRMSPLRDAGGTVIGALIVMGDLDL; encoded by the coding sequence TTGCTGGAGCTTTTTCGAGCTTTTTCCTTGCGTTGCACGCAGATTGAGGAAGCCATACGCCTGGGCGACGACCGGCGCGTCACGGCGCTCGACCGCCATGTCGAGCCGCTGGTCGAAGCGATCCTCGCCCATCGGGCGGTCAATCTGCTCGAAGCCTATATGCAACTGCAGTTCGTGACTCATCTGATCGGCCAGGACGCCGACGACAGCGCCAGCGTCGCCGAGCACACGACCTTGCTTTCCTACCTGCTCGACCGCTATTTCGGCACGCATGGGCCGGACTGGCGCGTGCCTTCGCCGCAGGACGTGCGCATCGAACCGCCGGCGGCCTACGTGCCGGATACCGACAACGGCCAGTTCCTCAATGCGGTGATCCTCGAAAGCCTGCCGGACCGGGTGGCGGTGCTGACCAGGGACTATCGCTACCTCTATTCCAATCCGGTCAACTGCGCCCATCTCAACAGAAAGCCGATGGAGCTCATCGGCCGCCACGTTTGCGAATTCATCGGCGAGGAGCGGTTTACCGACTGCGCCAAGCACAAGCTCGACGCCTGTTTTGCCGGCGATCAGATCGACTACACCTATGAGCGCCCGGCCGAGAGCAGCGGATCGCGCCAGGTGCGCTGTCGTATGTCGCCGCTGCGCGATGCGGGCGGCACGGTGATCGGCGCGCTGATCGTCATGGGAGATCTCGATCTGTAG
- a CDS encoding lipid A biosynthesis lauroyl acyltransferase, whose translation MKLFITRIVLALRHFQQWLVAQVMFGFLNVLKLFPADGAIRFADRMMRRLGRPTRRHRLMLVNLRNAFPEKNEAEIEEIALASWGNMGRLAAEYVFLDQLFDYDPEKTEPGRVEVSGIPIFLDLRDNPRPFIVFTGHTANFELLPVAGAAFGLHVTVLFRPPNNPYVAKKVFDFRSARMGKLVPSHAGSSFALARQLEAGQGVGVLVDQKFRKGLKGTFFGREVKTNPLLPKLVRQFDCEVYPARCIRLPGNRYRLEIEPRLDMPRDAKGNLDLPAAAQLLNDKVESWVREYPEQWLWYHDRWQIKETLSS comes from the coding sequence GTGAAGCTTTTCATCACCCGGATCGTTCTGGCGCTCAGGCACTTCCAGCAATGGCTGGTGGCGCAGGTGATGTTCGGCTTTCTGAACGTGCTGAAGCTGTTTCCGGCCGATGGCGCGATTCGCTTCGCCGACAGGATGATGCGCCGCCTCGGCCGGCCGACGCGCCGCCACAGGCTGATGCTCGTCAATCTGCGCAACGCCTTTCCCGAGAAGAACGAGGCCGAGATCGAAGAGATTGCGCTCGCAAGCTGGGGCAATATGGGCCGGCTTGCGGCCGAATACGTCTTCCTCGACCAACTGTTCGATTATGATCCCGAAAAAACGGAGCCGGGCAGGGTCGAAGTGTCGGGTATCCCGATCTTCCTCGATCTGCGCGACAATCCGCGCCCCTTCATCGTCTTTACCGGCCACACCGCCAATTTCGAGCTGCTGCCGGTGGCCGGTGCCGCCTTCGGGCTTCATGTGACCGTGCTCTTCCGGCCGCCGAACAATCCCTATGTCGCCAAGAAGGTCTTCGATTTCAGGAGCGCGCGGATGGGCAAGCTGGTGCCCTCGCATGCCGGCTCCTCCTTCGCCCTTGCCCGCCAGCTGGAAGCAGGCCAGGGGGTGGGCGTGCTCGTCGACCAGAAATTCCGCAAGGGGCTGAAGGGCACTTTCTTCGGGCGCGAGGTCAAGACCAATCCGCTGCTGCCGAAGCTGGTGCGCCAGTTCGACTGCGAGGTCTATCCGGCGCGCTGCATCCGGCTGCCCGGCAACCGCTATCGGCTGGAAATCGAGCCGCGGCTGGACATGCCGCGCGATGCCAAGGGCAATCTCGACCTGCCGGCGGCGGCGCAACTGCTCAACGACAAGGTGGAAAGCTGGGTGCGGGAATACCCGGAACAGTGGCTCTGGTATCACGACCGCTGGCAAATCAAAGAGACGCTCAGCTCCTGA
- a CDS encoding zinc-binding dehydrogenase, whose protein sequence is MRALQLIDDRKLEITDLPEPEAPGAGEVTLRVKAVALNHIDVWGWRGMAFAKRKMPLVIGAEASGVVEAIGPGVANVLPGQLVSIYGARTCGVCRPCREGRDNLCEHVSGVHGFHLDGFAQEKVNLPARLLVPAPPGVDAIGAALAPVTFGTVEHMLFDNARLEPGETILVHAGGSGIGTAAIQLAKKIGCTVITTVGSDDKIEKAKALGADHVINYRTDRFEGVVRKLTKKKGVDVVFEHVGKDTWAGSMLCMKRGGRLVTCGSTSGVSTEMNLMMLFQQQLKLFGSFGCRMENMADAMQKMGRGLVYPVIDTEVSFSDIDRALERMESRQIFGKIILKMD, encoded by the coding sequence ATGCGCGCTTTGCAACTGATTGACGACCGCAAGCTGGAGATCACCGACCTGCCGGAACCCGAGGCCCCTGGCGCCGGCGAGGTGACGCTGCGCGTCAAGGCGGTTGCGCTCAACCATATCGACGTCTGGGGCTGGCGCGGCATGGCATTCGCCAAGCGCAAGATGCCGCTGGTCATCGGTGCCGAGGCTTCCGGCGTCGTCGAAGCGATTGGGCCTGGTGTCGCCAACGTGCTGCCTGGCCAGCTGGTCTCGATCTACGGCGCGCGCACCTGCGGCGTCTGCCGCCCGTGCCGCGAAGGTCGCGACAATCTCTGCGAACATGTCTCCGGCGTGCACGGTTTCCATCTCGACGGCTTTGCGCAGGAGAAGGTCAACCTTCCCGCGCGCCTGCTGGTACCGGCCCCTCCCGGCGTCGACGCGATCGGTGCAGCACTTGCGCCCGTCACCTTCGGCACGGTCGAGCACATGCTGTTCGACAATGCCAGGCTCGAGCCCGGCGAGACGATCCTCGTCCACGCCGGCGGCTCTGGCATAGGCACGGCGGCGATCCAGCTTGCCAAGAAAATCGGCTGCACCGTCATCACCACGGTCGGTTCGGACGACAAGATCGAAAAGGCCAAGGCGCTCGGCGCCGATCATGTCATCAACTACCGCACCGACCGCTTCGAGGGCGTGGTGCGCAAGCTCACCAAGAAGAAGGGTGTCGACGTCGTTTTCGAACATGTCGGCAAGGATACCTGGGCAGGCTCGATGCTCTGCATGAAGCGCGGCGGGCGGCTTGTGACCTGCGGTTCGACCTCGGGAGTTTCCACGGAGATGAACCTGATGATGCTGTTCCAGCAGCAGCTGAAGCTCTTCGGTTCGTTCGGCTGCCGCATGGAGAACATGGCCGATGCGATGCAGAAGATGGGCCGCGGGCTCGTGTATCCGGTCATCGACACCGAGGTCAGCTTCAGCGATATCGACCGGGCGCTGGAGCGGATGGAATCGCGCCAGATCTTCGGCAAGATCATTCTGAAGATGGATTGA
- a CDS encoding beta-ketoacyl-ACP synthase: MTASAYRDHLGRPIVAVTGMGIITSLGQGLSDNWAALSSGTSGIHEINRFPTEGLSTRIAGTVDFIAIPAPNAVERSYAFARETTIEALADAGLSGDFNGPLFLAAPPIEPEWSARFELADRSPASEHPGDAYKRFLTALRQRPDPAFHEAALFGAISERLADRFGTRGLPVTLSTACASGVTAIQLGIEAIRQGRTTRALTVATDGSLSAEALIRFSLLSALSTQNDPPTKASKPFSKDRDGFVIAEGAATLVLESLEAAVARGAKVLGIMKGAGDKADSFHRTRSSPDGGPAIATIRAALADAGIDESGIGYINAHGTSTPENDKMEYGAMSAVFGERIAGIPVSSNKSMIGHTLTAAGAVEAVFSLQTMLTGTLPPTINYTNPDPSIVLDVVPNKKREAQVSAVLSNSFGFGGQNASLVMALEPA, translated from the coding sequence ATGACAGCTTCCGCTTACAGAGATCACCTCGGCCGTCCGATCGTGGCCGTGACCGGCATGGGTATCATCACCTCGCTCGGTCAAGGTCTCAGCGACAACTGGGCAGCGCTTTCGTCAGGCACGTCCGGTATCCACGAGATCAACCGTTTCCCGACCGAGGGATTATCGACGCGGATCGCCGGCACGGTCGATTTCATCGCCATCCCGGCCCCGAATGCCGTCGAGCGCTCCTACGCCTTCGCCCGCGAAACGACGATCGAGGCGCTTGCCGATGCCGGCCTTTCCGGCGATTTCAATGGCCCGCTGTTCCTCGCCGCTCCGCCGATCGAGCCGGAATGGAGCGCGCGTTTCGAGCTTGCCGACCGTTCGCCGGCCTCCGAGCATCCCGGCGACGCCTATAAGCGTTTCCTGACGGCGCTGCGCCAGCGGCCGGACCCGGCTTTCCATGAGGCGGCCCTGTTCGGCGCTATTTCGGAGCGGCTTGCCGACCGGTTCGGCACTCGGGGCCTTCCCGTTACGCTGTCGACGGCCTGTGCTTCCGGCGTCACGGCTATCCAGCTCGGCATCGAGGCGATCCGCCAGGGCCGCACGACCCGCGCGCTGACGGTTGCAACCGACGGATCGCTGAGCGCCGAGGCCCTGATCCGCTTCTCGCTGCTGTCGGCCCTTTCGACGCAGAACGATCCGCCGACCAAGGCTTCCAAGCCGTTCAGCAAGGATCGCGATGGTTTCGTTATCGCCGAAGGTGCGGCGACCCTGGTGCTGGAATCGCTGGAAGCGGCGGTTGCCCGCGGCGCCAAGGTGCTCGGCATCATGAAGGGCGCCGGCGACAAGGCCGACAGCTTTCACCGCACCCGGTCGTCTCCGGATGGCGGGCCGGCGATCGCGACGATCCGCGCGGCCCTTGCCGATGCCGGCATCGACGAGAGCGGCATCGGCTATATCAATGCCCATGGCACGTCGACGCCCGAGAACGATAAGATGGAATATGGGGCGATGTCGGCCGTCTTCGGCGAACGGATCGCCGGCATCCCGGTTTCCTCGAACAAGTCGATGATCGGTCATACGCTGACGGCGGCGGGCGCCGTCGAGGCGGTGTTCTCGCTGCAGACGATGCTGACCGGCACGCTGCCGCCGACGATCAACTACACCAATCCGGATCCGTCGATCGTGCTGGATGTCGTACCGAACAAGAAGCGGGAAGCGCAGGTTTCCGCCGTGCTTTCCAACTCCTTCGGCTTCGGCGGTCAGAATGCCAGCCTTGTCATGGCGCTCGAACCGGCTTAA